The Pseudodesulfovibrio sediminis genome includes the window CACATTGGTTCGCGTACACTCCGAGTGCCTGACCGGCGACGTGTTCGGCAGCCTCCGCTGCGATTGCGGCCCTCAGCTGGCCGACGCCATGTGCATGATCCGTAACGAAGGCAAGGGCGTGCTCGTCTACATGCGTCAGGAAGGCCGTGGCATCGGCCTGGGCAACAAGATCAAGGCGTACCATCTGCAGGATCAGGGGTTCGATACTGTCGAAGCCAATGTCAAGCTCGGTTTTCCGCCGGATATGCGTGAATACGGCACCGGCGCCCAGATTCTGGTGGCGCTCGGCGTCTCCAAAATGCGCCTGATGACCAACAATCCCAAGAAGATGGTCGGTCTGGAAGGGTACGGGCTGGAAGTCTTTGAGCGTGTGCCCATCGAAGTGGACGCCTGTGCGGTCAACGAACGATATCTGAAGACCAAACGTGACAAAATGGATCACATGATCAAGGTTGACAAGTAAGACTCGTCAAAATTTGACTTTTAGTGATCGCGTAACATATTACACCGCTATATATTTCATACAGTAGGGAGAAGACACCATGTCTGTAAAAACTATCGAAGGACAGCTGAATTCAAAAGGGCTGAAAATAGCCATCGTGGCCGCACGTTTCAACGACTTCATCGTTGACCGGCTCATTTCCGGTGCAGTGGACTACCTTGTTCGCCACGGTGGTTCCGAGGAAGATCTCACTCTGGTCCGACTACCCGGTGCCTTCGAACTCCCCATTGCCGCTCAGAAGCTGGCTCGCTCCGGCGACTATGACGGCGTGGTCGTGCTCGGCGCGGTCATCCGTGGCGCCACCCCGCATTTCGATTACGTGTGTAACGAATGCGCAAAGGGCGTTGCCCAGGCCTCCATGGAGTCCGGCGTGCCCATGGGTTTCGGCCTGCTCACCTGCGATTCCCTGGATCAGGCCATCGAACGCGCCGGTTCCAAGGCTGGCAACAAGGGTGTGGAAGCCGCATCCGCCTTGCTCGAAACGATCCGGGTCCTGGAGCAGCTCTAAATCATGGCAAAGAAAAAGGGCAACAGGCCCGGCATTCGCAGAGTGGGACGCACTCTGGCTTTTCAGGTGCTATACTCCACGCATTTTCTTGACGCGGAAGAACCGGCAGACGCGGAAACGCTGTTTGCCCTGAACCCGCTTGTCATTGAGCAGGAGTCGGAGATCGCCAGAGAATTCGCCCATGACCTGGTCATTGGCGTGGATGAAAAGCGCGCGGAAATTGATCAGGCCATTCAGGATCACTCCCAGCACTGGAAGATCAATCGTATCGCCATGGTGGAAGTTTCCATCCTGAGACTCTCGCTCTATGAAATGATGTTCACGGATATCCCGGTGAAGGCGGCCATCAACGAGGCCATCGAGCTGACCAAGACATTCGGTGACGACAAGTCACGTTCGTTTGTCAACGGTATTCTGGATGGCGTTGCCAAGTCTTTGAAAAAGTAAGCAAACCATATTTAGAGGTTGTCAGGACAATTCAAAAAGCACTGCACGATGACAAAGGTATTCCGGATCATGCCCAGCCATGGCCGAGGGTATATGTCGTCGCCATGACTGCATTTGGACATTGCTCCGACAACCGACGAGGATTGAATCATGGCTTTAGGGAAATATAATCCTGAATCTATTGAAAAGAAGTGGCAGGAGATCTGGAAAGAATCCGGCTGCTTCGAGGTTGAGACCGAACCCGGCAAGCCCAAATATTATGTGTTGGAGATGTTCCCCTATCCCTCCGGCAAAATCCACATGGGCCATGTGCGCAACTACTCCATCGGTGACGTGGTTGCTCGTTTCAAGGCCATGCAGGGTTTCAACGTGCTGCACCCCATGGGGTGGGATGCGTTCGGCCTGCCCGCCGAGAATGCGGCCATCAAGCATGAGACGCACCCGGCAGAGTGGACCCATCAGAACATCAGCGAGATGCGCGAGCAGCTTCAGCGACTGGGATACTCCTACGACTGGCGGCGCGAACTCGCTTCCTTCCGTCCCGAGTACTACAAGTGGGAGCAGAAGTTTTTTCTCAAGTTCCTGGAAAAGGGCCTTGCCTACCGCAAGAATTCCCCCCAGAACTGGTGCCCGGACTGCAACACTGTGCTCGCCAACGAGCAGGTGGAGGACGGGTTGTGCTGGCGCTGTGATTCCGAAGTCGAACAGAAGGACATGGAGCAGTGGTTCCTGCGCATTACCGATTATGCCGACGAGCTGTTGGCTGATCTCGACACATTGGAAGACGGCTGGCCCGAGCGCGTGCTGACCATGCAGCGCAACTGGATCGGCAAGTCCTATGGTGCGGAGCTGACTTTTCAGGTCAAGGACATGGACCAGACCATCGACGTCTTTACCACCCGCCCGGACACGCTGTTCGGTGCGACCTTCATGTCCATTGCCGCCGAGCATCCCATGGTGGATGTCCTCACCGCCGATGCCGACAACAAGGCTGACATCGATGTGTTCGTCAAGAACATCAGGGACATGGACCGCATCAAGCGCGGCGCAGACGACCTCGAAAAAGAGGGCATCTTCACAGGCAAGTATTGCGTGAACCCGGTCACGGGCAAGGATATTCCCATCTACATCGCCAACTTCGTGCTCATGGGGTACGGAACCGGCGCGGTCATGGCGGTCCCGGCTCACGATCAGCGTGATTTCGAATTTGCCACCAAATACGCATTGCCCATGCAGGCCGTCATCAATCCGCCCGAACTGCAGGAAAAGGGCGAGATCCTGAACGCTGCTGATCTGGACGCCGCCTACACGGCTCCCGGTTTCATGATCAACTCCGGCGATTTTGACGGCATGGAGAACGAAGCCGCCAAGAAGGCCATTGTCGAGCATCTGGACCAGTCCGGTAAAGGCAAGATGGCCGTCAACTATCGCTTGCGTGACTGGAACGTCTCGCGTCAGCGCTTCTGGGGCGCTCCCATCCCGATCATCTACTGTGAAGATTGCGGTGCCGTGCCCGTGCCCGAGGATCAGCTCCCGGTGCTGTTGCCCGCGAACGCTCAGGTGCGCAAGGATGGTAAATCGCCGCTCCCGCAGATGGAAGAATTTGTGAACTGCGAGTGTCCTACCTGCGGCAAGGCCGCCCGCCGCGAGACCGACACCTTTGATACCTTTTTCGAGTCCTCCTGGTACTACATGCGCTTTTGTGATCCCCGCAACACCGAGGAAGCCCTCGGCGTAGAGCATCTGGATTACTGGATGAATGTGGATCAGTACATCGGCGGCATCGAGCATGCCATTCTGCATCTGCTCTATTCCAGATTCTTTACCAAGGCCCTGCGCGACTTCGGGTTCGTGTCGGCCAGCGAGCCGTTTTCCAACCTGCTTACGCAGGGGATGGTGCTCAAGGATGGCGGCAAGATGTCCAAGTCCAAGGGCAACGTGGTCGATCCCAATTCCATGATCAATGAATATGGAGCGGACGCTACCCGTTTGTTCATCCTGTTCGCATCGCCTCCGGCCAAGGAGCTGGAGTGGTCTGATCAGGGTATTGACGGCGCATTCCGTTTCCTTTCCCGTCTCTGGCGTCTGGTGGAGGAAGTGGAGGAGGTGCTGACTCCGGTCATGCCTACATCCGCCAACAAGCCGGAGTCCGATGCGGCCAAGAAGCTGCGCTTCAAGGAGCACGAAACAGTCAAACGCGCCACCCGTGACATCGAGAACGATTTCCAGTTCAACACGGTCATCGCCGCTGTCATGGAGCTGGTCAACGAGATGTATCACGTCAAAGATGAGCTCAAGGATGCCGATCCTGCGGCCCTGTCTTCGGCCATTGCCACGGCAGTGACCCTGCTTGATCCCATTGCTCCCCATATTTGCGAGGAGCTGTGGCAGGCCATGGGGCACGACACTCCCCTGACCAGTCAGAGCTGGCCCACCTATGACGAGTCTGCACTGGTCAAGGATGAGGTCACCCTGGTCGTTCAGGTCAACGGCAAGGTGCGTGGCAAGTTCCAGGCTCCCAACAACGCCCCTAAGGATGAGGTGGAAAGCATCGCGCTCGGCCTTGAGAATGTGGTGAAGTTTGTTGAAGGGAAGACTGTACGGAAGGTTATTGTCATTCCGAATAAATTGGTGAATATCGTCGCTAATTAGTTCGCGTTACACGCTTTTTTATGAGAGGCCGGGAGGACGTTGTCCTTTCGGCCTCTTTTTTTTAGATTTGCGCGCTACGCGGTGAGAGTTTAATTCAAATTTATTCCAAAGGTTTGATTCGCCCCGTCCTGGGGCTCACCCCTTCGGGGCGTCGGCAGGAACCGACGTCCAAATCCGCTGTCCTGCGGATTTGTCGCCTTTACGGCGACCTGCTTTTTGCTAAGCGGCAAAAAGGAGGCAAAAAGCGCTTTTTTGTGTGTGATCGAGGAAGCGCACCCAAGAGCCCGTAAGCGACTTCACTGCCCGACAGATTGTCTGCGACGCAAACTCGGTCGGGCTGCGCTGCGTCGTCCGAGACAGGCTCTAGGGTTCGCTTCCGATTGTTCTACGTTCCTTAACGAATAAGACTATCGTTGGTATTGGGCGCTCCCAAAACCGAGAATGGGATAGAATATCCACGGAAGCAGAAACAGACCTGCGGCAAACGGCATGGGCTGTTTGAATCTTTTGGTAATATCCAAAGAAATAATGATGAAAACGATGATGTTGATGAGCGGGATGAGAAAGAGGACAAACCAGTACCATTCCCTTCCCGCGATACGAACCAGAACCCACAGGTTGTAGACCGGGATCAGACAGGCCCAGCCGGGCTCGCCAGCTTTAGCATATGTTTTCCAGAGCCCTGCAAAGACCGCGATGATTATAATCAGTGAAATTAAACTCATGATATACTCTCCTAACGTGTTATTGATTTTTCTATCTGTAGCCCCGGCAGGTGAGTTGGTCAACGGCGAACGCAAAAAAAAGACACGTCCGAAAACGTGCCTTGAAAAAACGAAAAGAAGTGGCGAATCAGAAACCGTGCTCCCGCAGGTAGTCCATGGTGATGCCGGTTTTGGCCGTGCCCGACTCTCCGTCACTTACCCAGGGGGCGACCATGCGCTCCACATATTTCCCGATGATGTCGGTCTCCATGTTGACCTTGGTGCCGGGGGTCCAGCCGCTGATGGTGGTGACCTTCTGGGTCTCCGGGATGATGTTCACCTCCAGCCATGTGGGGGTGCAATCGTTTACGGTCAAAGAAATGCCGTCCAGAGTTACGGAGCCTTTGGGAATGACATACTTGCCGGTCGCGGCATCAAAGGCGAGACGGTAGATTTTGGATTCTCCGGCAGGGCGCACTTCAGCCACCTCGGCCAGGCAATCCACATGGCCGGAAACAATATGCCCGCCAAAGCGGTCGCCCATGGCCATGGCGCGTTCCAGATTGGCTTCGGACCCGACCTTGAGGTTTCCGAGGCTGGTGACGCCCATGGTTTCCTTGCTGGAATAACAGGTGAACCAGTTGTCGCCGAGGGTTTCCACCGTAAGGCATACGCCATTCACGGCAATGGATTCGCCAAGTTCGATGTCGGGCAGATCAAAGAGCGCACGAATGCGGAAACGTGTCTCTGAGCCACGATTGTCTGCGGCTTCGATGCGGCCCATGCCCATGACCAATCCTGTAAACATAAAAGTACCTCGCGCTGTTTGGCGAAGTTGTAGCAGGGAGCCGGGTAAGTGTAAATCGGGGGGGCTTCCTGCGGTGCGTTATTTTTTGCGCAGTGTCAGCATGATGTCCACGCCGGTGGATTCGACCTGCGCAATGCGAAAATCGCAGGTGTCTGCCATGGTCACATTACTGCGCCCCGAGTACGCTGCCGGTGCGGTCTCGTCGCCAAGGATGCGTGGCGTGACAAAGTGGACCAGTTCGTCAACGAGTCCCTGTTCAATCAAGGCCATGGCGAACCGACCGCCGCCTTCACACAGGGTGTAATGGCAACCTCGGTCATAGCGCAGCCGCTCCAGGCCGATGGACAGATTGAGTCCGCCCTGCGGACCGGGCAGGGGCCAGACCGAAGTGCCGCGTTCCCGCAATATGTCGGCGGCTTCGCTTCGGGCCGCGTCTTCCGTGGTCATGAAAATGGCCTGTGACGGCCGTTCCCGCAGCAGGGTGAAATCCGATGGCCGTTCCGGCAGACGGGACGTGACCACAATGCCCAGCGGCTGGGTGAAATTGGCAGGGAGGGCGTCCTGCCGACAGGTCAGGCTGGGGTTGTCTGCATAAAAAGTATTGCCCCCGACCACGACTGCACCGGCTATGCGACGCAATTGATGGACACGGGCGAACGATTCCGGCCCGGAGACCGGCTCGGGTTTACGGCGGCTGGAGGCAATTTTACCATCCAGCGTAGCGGCCATCTTGATGATGTTGAAAGGGGAATTGGAGGTTTGCCACAGTAGAAAGTCCGCGATCAGATCGCAACAGGCCTGTGAACAGACGTTGATCTCCACCTCGATACCGGCATTCTGTAATGCTTCCACCCCGCCAGCGGCTACCGGGTTGGGGTCGAGCGCGCCGATTACCACCTTGCCGATTCCTGCGTCGATGATCGCTTCTGTGCAGGGCGGGGTCTTGCCGTGATGATTGCACGGCTCAAGGGTCACGAACATGGTCAGCCCGGCGGGATCCACGCCCTTGGCGCGGGCATCGGCCAGGCACTCGCGCTCGGCGTGCAGCTTGCCGTATTGCGTGTGATATCCTTCGGCCACAATGGTGTTGTCTTTTACCAGTACCGCCCCGACGCAGGGATTGGGCGCTGTCGCCCCTCGCCCTTTATAGGCAAGTTCCACGGCTCGGGTCATGAAACGTTCATTCGACATGGTTTGTCCTAGATGAAGTCGCCTTCCATGAAGACATAGTTAACTCTTGCCTCAGCGAGCATCTGTTCGGAGAGTTCGTCCGGGTAGTTTTCGGCGAAATAGATATTCCGCACTTCGCAGTTGATGAGCATCTTGGTGCACAGGATACACGGTTTCGTTGTGCAGTAGATGTCGCATCCCTTGAGGTCGAGGCTGTGGGTGGCGGCCTGGATGATGACATTCTGCTCGGCGTGCAGTCCACGGCACAGCTCGTGGCGTTCTCCGGAAGGAATACCGAGTTTGTCGCGGATGCAGCCCACCTCTTCGCAGTGGGCAACATTTGAGGGCACGCCGTTATAGCCTGTTGCCAGGATACGTTTGCCGCCAACGGCGATGGCGCCGACGGCGCGTCGGGTACATGTGGAGCGCTGGGCCACCAGGTGGGCGATGCGCATGAAATATTCGGGCCAGGGCAGTCTGCTTTGCATGGGAGTTCCTTACGCGTTCCAAGGGTAAGATGAATAGTCCCGCTTATCACTTCTCCGTGTGAAAGGAAACGGCTGATATGCGCTATTCGTTGCCGAACTCAGTGGGCTCGACGTGTGTGTTCGCTCCGACCGGAGCGAAGAGTCTAGAAGCTTCAGCCACCACCGAAACAATCGCTGCCCATATTCTGCATGGAGGGGAGGCCGGAAGCACCGCCGTCGACCTTTGCAGCGCATGCGCTGATGCATTTTTCGGTCTTGTCCGATCCACACTTCGGACAGGCTGCTTGCTGATCCTGGCCGAGTAGCAGCTCTTCAAAATCGTTCTTGCATTCCTGACAGACGTATTCGAAAATCGGCATAGATAGATCCTTTGTGTTTGCGTGTCCCTATCGATAAATTAAATGAGCTGTGCAAGGGGATGTTGTCAAGTCGGCGCGCTTGCACTTTGCACAAAATGTGTGCATTTATGTGAAGCAGAGTGCACAAAATATGTGCATTTTTTGCGCTTTGTGACTTTTTGTTTAAGTAAATTGGTGTGTTATGATTTGGCACAGCAAATGCTTTATGCAGTAGCAAGAAGAAACACACTCATCTTCCTCTTTGCATGAAACATTTTACCCCCACCCCGCTTGAGGAGCTTTATTATGAACAAAAAGAATATCACCATTACCGTTTCAGCCGCAGTCCTGGTTCTTGCCATGGCCGCACTTGCAGTTGCTGGACCAGGGT containing:
- the ribH gene encoding 6,7-dimethyl-8-ribityllumazine synthase; this translates as MSVKTIEGQLNSKGLKIAIVAARFNDFIVDRLISGAVDYLVRHGGSEEDLTLVRLPGAFELPIAAQKLARSGDYDGVVVLGAVIRGATPHFDYVCNECAKGVAQASMESGVPMGFGLLTCDSLDQAIERAGSKAGNKGVEAASALLETIRVLEQL
- the nusB gene encoding transcription antitermination factor NusB; translated protein: MAKKKGNRPGIRRVGRTLAFQVLYSTHFLDAEEPADAETLFALNPLVIEQESEIAREFAHDLVIGVDEKRAEIDQAIQDHSQHWKINRIAMVEVSILRLSLYEMMFTDIPVKAAINEAIELTKTFGDDKSRSFVNGILDGVAKSLKK
- the leuS gene encoding leucine--tRNA ligase — its product is MALGKYNPESIEKKWQEIWKESGCFEVETEPGKPKYYVLEMFPYPSGKIHMGHVRNYSIGDVVARFKAMQGFNVLHPMGWDAFGLPAENAAIKHETHPAEWTHQNISEMREQLQRLGYSYDWRRELASFRPEYYKWEQKFFLKFLEKGLAYRKNSPQNWCPDCNTVLANEQVEDGLCWRCDSEVEQKDMEQWFLRITDYADELLADLDTLEDGWPERVLTMQRNWIGKSYGAELTFQVKDMDQTIDVFTTRPDTLFGATFMSIAAEHPMVDVLTADADNKADIDVFVKNIRDMDRIKRGADDLEKEGIFTGKYCVNPVTGKDIPIYIANFVLMGYGTGAVMAVPAHDQRDFEFATKYALPMQAVINPPELQEKGEILNAADLDAAYTAPGFMINSGDFDGMENEAAKKAIVEHLDQSGKGKMAVNYRLRDWNVSRQRFWGAPIPIIYCEDCGAVPVPEDQLPVLLPANAQVRKDGKSPLPQMEEFVNCECPTCGKAARRETDTFDTFFESSWYYMRFCDPRNTEEALGVEHLDYWMNVDQYIGGIEHAILHLLYSRFFTKALRDFGFVSASEPFSNLLTQGMVLKDGGKMSKSKGNVVDPNSMINEYGADATRLFILFASPPAKELEWSDQGIDGAFRFLSRLWRLVEEVEEVLTPVMPTSANKPESDAAKKLRFKEHETVKRATRDIENDFQFNTVIAAVMELVNEMYHVKDELKDADPAALSSAIATAVTLLDPIAPHICEELWQAMGHDTPLTSQSWPTYDESALVKDEVTLVVQVNGKVRGKFQAPNNAPKDEVESIALGLENVVKFVEGKTVRKVIVIPNKLVNIVAN
- a CDS encoding DUF5684 domain-containing protein gives rise to the protein MSLISLIIIIAVFAGLWKTYAKAGEPGWACLIPVYNLWVLVRIAGREWYWFVLFLIPLINIIVFIIISLDITKRFKQPMPFAAGLFLLPWIFYPILGFGSAQYQR
- a CDS encoding riboflavin synthase codes for the protein MFTGLVMGMGRIEAADNRGSETRFRIRALFDLPDIELGESIAVNGVCLTVETLGDNWFTCYSSKETMGVTSLGNLKVGSEANLERAMAMGDRFGGHIVSGHVDCLAEVAEVRPAGESKIYRLAFDAATGKYVIPKGSVTLDGISLTVNDCTPTWLEVNIIPETQKVTTISGWTPGTKVNMETDIIGKYVERMVAPWVSDGESGTAKTGITMDYLREHGF
- the ribD gene encoding bifunctional diaminohydroxyphosphoribosylaminopyrimidine deaminase/5-amino-6-(5-phosphoribosylamino)uracil reductase RibD; this translates as MSNERFMTRAVELAYKGRGATAPNPCVGAVLVKDNTIVAEGYHTQYGKLHAERECLADARAKGVDPAGLTMFVTLEPCNHHGKTPPCTEAIIDAGIGKVVIGALDPNPVAAGGVEALQNAGIEVEINVCSQACCDLIADFLLWQTSNSPFNIIKMAATLDGKIASSRRKPEPVSGPESFARVHQLRRIAGAVVVGGNTFYADNPSLTCRQDALPANFTQPLGIVVTSRLPERPSDFTLLRERPSQAIFMTTEDAARSEAADILRERGTSVWPLPGPQGGLNLSIGLERLRYDRGCHYTLCEGGGRFAMALIEQGLVDELVHFVTPRILGDETAPAAYSGRSNVTMADTCDFRIAQVESTGVDIMLTLRKK
- a CDS encoding deoxycytidylate deaminase, which translates into the protein MQSRLPWPEYFMRIAHLVAQRSTCTRRAVGAIAVGGKRILATGYNGVPSNVAHCEEVGCIRDKLGIPSGERHELCRGLHAEQNVIIQAATHSLDLKGCDIYCTTKPCILCTKMLINCEVRNIYFAENYPDELSEQMLAEARVNYVFMEGDFI
- a CDS encoding FmdB family zinc ribbon protein, yielding MPIFEYVCQECKNDFEELLLGQDQQAACPKCGSDKTEKCISACAAKVDGGASGLPSMQNMGSDCFGGG